The following coding sequences are from one Haliotis asinina isolate JCU_RB_2024 chromosome 3, JCU_Hal_asi_v2, whole genome shotgun sequence window:
- the LOC137279232 gene encoding uncharacterized protein translates to MWRRHRRPSVMLIVILAHSAVFTLMSIIWVEFPKIFRVNDILNARGSNLTMPHWVIPKWLHYEKRDYSRIIVHNGTFRPSFETSNEKFTSVTSVDVYNEFEYESFRIKEPLFPRDIDRELFFKFGIGTSLLDPIPYNKLRGVVEVIRNGTSSKALSCGWPSDYSLMHGTLSKTATYFDKLCPLLSPEANSFQHFMDGLLPKLVQVRDLLLHPDMKLLITKPRKGDEKMIMSILDRMGIPEKQIIWYNGGTYTADFMVAACIAPPIHPVLWKSARALIGVAENRPIPPDKALVILLTRAYSHNGGRKILNFREVVDVLERRYSKDRVLVFKGGYSLNESMDLFGKAYLIIGVHGGALYNLYFARSTTKILEIMPYSKTGYPRGLATTIFWSMASMIGQDYWRLLIEASSEQNNIVVDLKLLNETLSKVDSVLPVKHRQMAGL, encoded by the coding sequence ATGTGGAGGCGGCACAGGAGGCCATCTGTTATGCTCATCGTTATTCTTGCGCACAGCGCCGTTTTCACATTAATGAGTATCATATGGGTGGAATTTCCAAAGATTTTTAGAGTGAACGATATTTTGAATGCAAGGGGCAGTAATCTGACGATGCCGCACTGGGTCATTCCTAAATGGCTGCATTACGAAAAACGTGATTATTCCAGAATCATTGTACATAACGGAACATTCCGCCCCTCCTTTGAAACAAGCAACGAGAAATTCACATCTGTCACCTCAGTAGATGTGTACAACGAGTTTGAATACGAATCCTTTAGGATTAAAGAGCCATTATTTCCAAGAGACATCGACAGGGAATTGTTCTTTAAGTTTGGTATTGGGACCAGTCTTCTAGATCCTATTCCCTATAACAAATTACGAGGCGTTGTGGAAGTTATTCGAAACGGTACATCCAGTAAAGCTCTTAGTTGTGGATGGCCTAGCGACTATTCATTAATGCATGGGACACTTTCAAAGACAGCTACTTACTTCGACAAGCTTTGCCCTCTACTATCGCCGGAAGCAAACAGCTTTCAACACTTTATGGACGGGCTACTTCCAAAACTGGTTCAGGTGAGAGATCTTCTACTGCATCCGGACATGAAACTTCTAATTACAAAACCAAGAAAAGGAGATGAGAAAATGATAATGAGCATATTGGACCGAATGGGAATCCCAGAGAAACAGATTATATGGTATAATGGTGGGACCTACACTGCTGACTTCATGGTCGCTGCGTGTATCGCTCCGCCTATACATCCGGTTCTCTGGAAGAGTGCAAGGGCACTCATTGGTGTAGCAGAAAATCGTCCAATCCCTCCGGACAAAGCGTTGGTAATACTCCTCACTCGGGCATACAGTCATAATGGCGGCCGCAAGATCCTGAATTTCCGCGAAGTGGTCGATGTCCTTGAAAGACGATATAGTAAAGACAGAGTTCTTGTGTTTAAAGGGGGATATTCATTAAATGAGTCTATGGATCTTTTTGGAAAAGCATACCTTATCATCGGTGTGCATGGAGGAGCACTCTATAATTTGTATTTTGCAAGAAGTACTACAAAGATCCTGGAAATAATGCCATATTCTAAAACTGGCTATCCGAGAGGTCTTGCTACAACAATATTTTGGTCAATGGCCAGTATGATAGGGCAAGACTATTGGAGGCTATTAATTGAAG